One region of Rhodocaloribacter litoris genomic DNA includes:
- a CDS encoding NAD-dependent succinate-semialdehyde dehydrogenase — protein sequence MAIRSINPATGEVLRTYEEHTEEEIRLILKDVDAAQQAWRRVPFEARADHMREAARLLRERADRYARLMAEEMGKPVAQGRAEAEKCAWVCDYYADNAARFLADEPIETDASESFVTYQPLGVVLAVMPWNFPFWQVFRFAAPNLMAGNAGVLKHASNVFGCALAIEEVFRDAGFPKHLFRTLLISSRKVEAVIAHPLVKAVTLTGSTPAGQAVAGKAGSVLKKTVLELGGSDPYVILEDADLEAAVETCVTSRLINSGQSCIAAKRFVVVEAVREAFEERFVALMAAKKLGDPMAEDTDVGPQARVDLRDDLHRQVLESIEKGARRLLGGDIPKGPGAYYPPTVLTDVRPGMPAYEEELFGPVAAIIPVRNEQEALRVANDSSFGLGAAVFTRDVEKGRRIAREELEAGCCFVNAFVRSDPRLPFGGVKESGYGRELSEAGIREFVNIKTVYVR from the coding sequence ATGGCTATCCGATCGATCAACCCGGCCACGGGGGAGGTTCTCCGAACGTACGAAGAACATACCGAGGAAGAGATCCGGCTGATTCTGAAGGATGTGGACGCGGCGCAGCAGGCGTGGCGCCGCGTGCCTTTCGAGGCCCGGGCCGACCACATGCGCGAGGCCGCCCGGCTCCTGCGTGAGCGCGCCGACCGCTACGCCCGCCTCATGGCCGAGGAGATGGGCAAGCCCGTCGCCCAGGGGCGCGCCGAGGCGGAGAAATGCGCCTGGGTGTGCGACTACTACGCCGACAACGCCGCCCGCTTCCTGGCCGACGAACCCATCGAGACGGACGCCTCCGAGAGCTTCGTGACCTACCAGCCGCTGGGGGTGGTCCTGGCCGTCATGCCGTGGAACTTCCCGTTCTGGCAGGTCTTTCGCTTCGCCGCGCCCAACCTGATGGCGGGCAACGCCGGGGTGCTCAAGCACGCCTCGAACGTTTTCGGCTGTGCGCTCGCCATCGAGGAGGTCTTCCGCGACGCGGGTTTTCCGAAGCACCTGTTCCGCACGCTGCTCATCTCCAGCCGGAAGGTGGAGGCCGTCATCGCCCACCCGCTGGTGAAAGCCGTCACGCTGACGGGCAGCACCCCGGCGGGCCAGGCGGTGGCGGGCAAAGCCGGCTCGGTGCTCAAGAAGACCGTCCTCGAGCTCGGCGGCAGCGATCCGTACGTCATCCTGGAAGACGCCGACCTGGAGGCAGCCGTCGAAACGTGCGTCACGAGCCGGCTCATCAACTCGGGGCAGAGCTGCATCGCGGCCAAGCGGTTCGTGGTCGTCGAGGCCGTCCGCGAGGCGTTCGAGGAGCGATTCGTGGCGCTGATGGCGGCCAAGAAGCTGGGCGACCCGATGGCAGAGGACACCGACGTGGGCCCGCAGGCGCGGGTGGACCTGCGCGACGACCTGCACCGGCAGGTGCTCGAAAGCATCGAGAAGGGGGCGCGCCGGTTGCTCGGCGGCGACATTCCGAAAGGGCCGGGCGCCTACTACCCGCCCACCGTGCTGACCGACGTGCGGCCGGGCATGCCCGCCTACGAGGAGGAACTGTTTGGCCCGGTGGCCGCCATCATCCCCGTGCGCAACGAGCAGGAAGCCCTTCGCGTGGCGAACGATTCGTCCTTCGGCCTCGGCGCGGCGGTCTTCACGCGGGACGTCGAGAAGGGGCGGCGCATCGCGCGGGAGGAGCTGGAGGCCGGTTGCTGCTTCGTCAACGCTTTCGTCCGCTCGGACCCGCGCCTGCCCTTCGGGGGCGTCAAGGAGAGCGGGTACGGCCGCGAGCTTTCCGAGGCCGGCATCCGGGAGTTTGTCAACATCAAGACGGTGTACGTCCGGTAG
- a CDS encoding M48 family metalloprotease, giving the protein MKRSLLLAALLLVSGFRPASSQELLVVREACSYYGESIAGEIYGFSSDREAETAVERIMRYTGLPQNFTIKAANVPNAAAVIRDSKRLILYNQTFMERVKRTTHTDWAAISILAHEIGHHLSGHTLEPGGSRPETELQADKFSGYILYKMEATLEDAQAAMEAMAGEGGSETHPPKSARLAAIANGWMEARDQNPRTEPRATPAEKDRRPVREPIADEERDDLPPPDPVPGNTIVAQCLFQDGSVSFVTRTGDIYMNYMGMTISVGRRVPSNQAGVAWFYVVQSSDPTVKYYLDLMGLTGTTYAVDTSGIIWGRNAWGQAVRMGHVTYNE; this is encoded by the coding sequence ATGAAACGCTCCCTGCTCCTCGCCGCGCTGCTCCTGGTGAGCGGCTTCCGCCCGGCCTCGTCTCAGGAATTGCTCGTCGTTCGCGAAGCCTGTAGCTATTACGGCGAATCCATTGCGGGAGAGATCTACGGGTTTTCCTCCGACCGGGAGGCCGAAACGGCCGTCGAGCGCATCATGCGCTACACCGGGTTGCCGCAAAACTTCACCATCAAGGCCGCCAACGTGCCCAACGCCGCCGCCGTCATCCGCGACAGCAAACGACTGATCCTGTACAACCAGACGTTCATGGAGCGGGTAAAGCGAACGACCCACACGGACTGGGCGGCCATCAGCATCCTGGCCCACGAGATCGGGCATCACCTCTCCGGACACACCCTCGAACCCGGCGGCAGCCGCCCCGAAACGGAACTGCAGGCCGACAAGTTTTCGGGCTACATCCTCTACAAGATGGAGGCCACACTCGAAGACGCACAGGCGGCCATGGAAGCGATGGCAGGGGAAGGCGGCAGCGAAACGCACCCGCCGAAGTCGGCGCGCCTGGCCGCCATCGCCAACGGCTGGATGGAGGCCCGTGACCAGAACCCGCGCACCGAACCCCGGGCGACTCCCGCCGAGAAGGACAGACGCCCCGTCCGGGAGCCCATCGCCGACGAGGAACGGGACGACCTGCCGCCCCCCGACCCCGTCCCCGGCAACACCATCGTGGCACAGTGCCTCTTCCAGGACGGCAGCGTGTCCTTCGTCACCCGCACGGGCGACATCTACATGAACTACATGGGCATGACGATCAGCGTCGGCCGGCGCGTCCCCTCCAACCAGGCCGGCGTCGCCTGGTTCTACGTCGTGCAGTCGAGCGATCCGACCGTCAAGTACTACCTGGATCTGATGGGCCTGACCGGCACCACCTATGCCGTCGACACGAGCGGGATCATCTGGGGGCGCAACGCCTGGGGACAGGCCGTTCGGATGGGCCACGTCACGTACAACGAGTGA
- a CDS encoding RNA-guided endonuclease InsQ/TnpB family protein encodes MPTVRYRYRFYPNAKQRQMLARQFGCVRYVYNWALALKRDAFRERAEKIGYAETDKRLTALKREPDHAWLRDVSSVPLQQALRHLDKAYTAFFRGAARFPRFKAKKHRQSATYTRQGFSLRDSGVPGQPVVKLAKMSTPLKIRWSRPLPSAPSSLTVVQEPDGKYYISFVVEVDYQPLPKTKREVGIDLGLKDVVVTSDGWRSGNPKHLKRALDRLAREQRKLARKQKGSRNWHKQRRKVAKLHAKVRNQRTDFLHQVSTRLVRRYDAVYVESLNVKGMVKNHSLARAISDAGWSAFVGMLSYKANLYCKQLVQINRWYPSSKTCSDCSYTMETLPLGVRAWVCPRCEAEHDRDVNAARNIQAVGQTVAERSFGKACGDGVRPALALVSGGDCR; translated from the coding sequence ATGCCCACCGTACGTTACCGATACCGCTTCTATCCCAACGCCAAGCAGCGACAGATGCTCGCCCGGCAGTTCGGGTGCGTTCGGTACGTCTACAACTGGGCGCTGGCGCTCAAGCGGGATGCCTTCCGCGAGCGGGCGGAGAAGATCGGCTACGCCGAGACGGACAAGCGGCTGACGGCGCTGAAGCGGGAGCCTGATCATGCATGGCTTCGCGACGTCTCCAGCGTTCCGCTTCAGCAGGCCCTTCGACATCTCGACAAAGCGTACACGGCGTTCTTCCGGGGCGCCGCCCGGTTCCCTCGCTTCAAGGCAAAGAAGCACCGTCAGAGCGCCACGTACACCAGACAGGGCTTTTCGCTCAGAGACAGCGGAGTACCGGGGCAGCCCGTCGTGAAGCTTGCCAAAATGAGCACCCCGCTCAAGATCCGGTGGAGCCGCCCGCTGCCGTCCGCTCCGTCGAGCCTGACGGTCGTTCAGGAGCCTGATGGGAAGTACTACATCTCCTTCGTCGTCGAGGTGGATTATCAGCCTCTCCCGAAAACCAAGAGAGAGGTGGGTATCGATCTCGGCTTGAAGGATGTGGTGGTAACCTCCGACGGCTGGCGTAGCGGTAATCCGAAGCATCTCAAACGCGCTCTGGATCGCCTTGCCCGCGAGCAGCGAAAGCTCGCTCGCAAGCAGAAGGGTTCCAGGAACTGGCACAAGCAACGCCGGAAGGTGGCGAAGCTACACGCGAAGGTGCGGAACCAACGCACCGACTTCCTGCACCAGGTTTCGACGCGGCTCGTACGGCGTTATGATGCCGTCTACGTGGAATCGCTGAATGTGAAGGGCATGGTCAAGAACCACAGCCTTGCCCGCGCCATCAGCGATGCCGGTTGGAGTGCCTTCGTCGGAATGCTCTCGTACAAGGCGAACCTGTACTGCAAGCAGCTGGTGCAGATCAACCGCTGGTATCCAAGCAGCAAGACGTGTTCGGATTGTAGTTATACGATGGAAACCCTTCCGCTGGGTGTGCGGGCATGGGTGTGCCCTCGGTGCGAGGCAGAGCACGACCGCGACGTAAACGCGGCTAGGAACATTCAGGCGGTCGGGCAGACCGTAGCCGAACGATCGTTCGGCAAAGCTTGTGGAGACGGTGTAAGACCGGCGCTAGCTCTGGTTAGCGGCGGCGACTGTCGATGA
- a CDS encoding MFS transporter, whose translation MTTERPPRKVRHLVVLAVAELLAMALWFSASAIVPQLTVAWGLSGATQAWLTMSVQVGFVAGALGSAVLNLADRVPAPRLVALSALAGALCNAAIALWVDAPAPALALRFLTGMTLAGVYPPAMKLVASWCRADRGFWIGVLVGALTAGSAVPHLLNALPLFGTEGLPPWRTVLLASSVLAVAGAVLVGGFVRPGPLLGQARRFDWRHAAAGLRARPARLANFGYFGHMWELYAMWAWVPMMLLAAYEQAGWGEQAARLAGFAAIAVGGLGCVLAGRLADRYGRTTITIASLAVSGTCSVSAGLFFSQPAVLTGLCLVWGFAVVADSAQFSAAVSELANPRYVGTALTVQTCIGFLITLVSIRLIPPIVELAGWTWAFALLVPGPLFGMAGMIRLRGLPEARRLASGNR comes from the coding sequence ATGACGACAGAACGACCTCCGCGGAAGGTACGGCATCTGGTGGTGCTGGCCGTGGCCGAGTTGCTGGCCATGGCGTTGTGGTTCTCCGCCTCGGCGATCGTCCCGCAGCTCACGGTGGCCTGGGGACTCTCGGGTGCGACCCAGGCCTGGCTGACGATGAGCGTGCAGGTCGGCTTCGTCGCCGGGGCGCTGGGGAGTGCGGTGCTGAACCTGGCCGACCGTGTCCCGGCGCCGCGCCTGGTGGCGCTGAGCGCGCTGGCCGGTGCGCTGTGCAATGCCGCCATCGCGCTCTGGGTGGATGCCCCGGCGCCGGCGCTCGCCTTGCGCTTTCTGACCGGCATGACGCTGGCCGGGGTCTACCCGCCTGCGATGAAACTGGTCGCCTCCTGGTGCCGGGCAGACCGGGGCTTCTGGATCGGTGTGCTCGTCGGTGCCCTGACCGCCGGATCGGCGGTTCCCCACCTGCTCAATGCGCTGCCGCTCTTCGGGACGGAGGGGTTGCCTCCCTGGCGCACGGTGCTGCTGGCCAGCTCGGTGCTGGCGGTGGCCGGGGCGGTGCTGGTGGGGGGCTTCGTGCGGCCGGGGCCCCTGCTGGGGCAGGCCCGTCGCTTCGACTGGCGGCACGCCGCCGCCGGCCTGCGTGCCCGGCCCGCCCGCCTGGCCAACTTCGGCTACTTCGGCCACATGTGGGAGCTCTACGCCATGTGGGCCTGGGTGCCGATGATGTTGCTGGCCGCCTACGAGCAGGCCGGCTGGGGCGAACAGGCCGCCCGCCTGGCCGGCTTCGCCGCCATCGCCGTGGGCGGGCTCGGGTGCGTCCTGGCCGGTCGCCTGGCCGACCGGTACGGGCGCACCACCATCACGATCGCCAGCCTGGCCGTCTCGGGAACATGCTCCGTCTCCGCCGGACTCTTTTTCTCGCAGCCCGCCGTGCTCACCGGTCTCTGCCTCGTGTGGGGCTTTGCCGTCGTGGCCGACAGCGCCCAGTTCAGCGCTGCCGTCAGCGAGCTGGCCAACCCGCGCTACGTGGGCACCGCGCTTACCGTGCAGACGTGCATCGGCTTCCTCATCACCCTGGTTTCGATCCGCCTCATCCCGCCGATCGTCGAACTCGCCGGGTGGACGTGGGCCTTTGCCCTGCTCGTGCCGGGTCCCCTCTTCGGCATGGCCGGCATGATCCGGCTTCGCGGCCTGCCCGAAGCCCGCAGGCTGGCTTCGGGAAACCGGTGA
- a CDS encoding serine hydrolase produces MRRLLFFLLATGLLASRAPGQSPTERLELLFTQDTTRAEWFAPPFLEQVPAEQVARIVRQLRQDYGEWVGATGRGIEYDVSLERANIPTRIVLDARGRIAGLFFGPPVPLIASREALLDSLRQLPGTVSLFVQQEGRDAMALQPDTALAVGSAFKLAVLLALRRALEAGRHRWDEVVRLRPEWKSLPSGFLHTWPEASPLTLHTLAALMISQSDNTATDALIHLLGRAPIEALAPRNRPFLTTREAFVLKNPANHARAQHFLEAGLAERTSLLPGLQALPLPDESLFADGPVRPEVEWFFSARELCTLISAVYDLPVMQINPGLARREDWQLVAFKGGSEPGVLNLTTYLVDHQNRHHCISATWNHTDVLDQARFAGLYRRLLQQLRTQP; encoded by the coding sequence ATGCGCCGCCTTCTGTTTTTCCTGCTGGCAACGGGCCTGCTCGCCTCCAGGGCCCCGGGCCAGTCCCCGACCGAACGGCTGGAACTGCTCTTTACCCAGGATACGACCCGGGCCGAGTGGTTTGCCCCCCCCTTTCTGGAGCAGGTCCCGGCGGAACAGGTAGCCCGGATCGTGCGGCAACTCCGGCAGGACTACGGGGAATGGGTGGGAGCGACGGGCCGGGGCATCGAATACGACGTATCGCTGGAACGCGCGAACATTCCCACCCGCATCGTGCTGGACGCGCGTGGCCGGATCGCCGGGCTCTTTTTTGGACCTCCCGTTCCGCTGATCGCCAGCCGCGAGGCGCTCCTGGATTCCCTCCGGCAACTGCCCGGCACGGTCAGCCTGTTCGTGCAACAGGAGGGCCGGGATGCCATGGCGCTTCAGCCGGACACCGCCCTGGCCGTCGGCTCGGCGTTCAAGCTGGCGGTGCTGCTGGCGCTTCGCCGGGCACTCGAGGCCGGTCGCCATCGCTGGGACGAGGTCGTCCGGCTCCGACCGGAATGGAAAAGCCTGCCTTCCGGCTTTCTCCACACCTGGCCGGAGGCGTCGCCGCTGACGCTGCACACGCTGGCGGCGTTGATGATTTCGCAGAGCGACAATACGGCGACCGACGCGCTCATCCATCTGCTGGGACGTGCCCCCATCGAAGCCCTTGCGCCCCGTAATCGCCCCTTCCTCACCACGCGGGAAGCATTCGTCCTGAAAAATCCGGCCAACCATGCCCGGGCGCAGCACTTCCTCGAAGCCGGTCTGGCCGAGCGGACGTCCCTGTTGCCCGGTTTGCAGGCCCTTCCCCTGCCCGACGAAAGCCTGTTTGCCGACGGCCCGGTGCGGCCCGAAGTCGAGTGGTTCTTCTCTGCGCGGGAGCTCTGCACGCTGATCTCGGCGGTCTACGACCTGCCGGTCATGCAGATCAATCCGGGCCTGGCGCGTCGCGAAGACTGGCAGCTCGTGGCCTTCAAGGGGGGCTCGGAGCCCGGCGTGCTGAACCTGACCACCTATCTGGTCGATCACCAGAACCGGCACCATTGCATCAGCGCTACCTGGAATCATACGGACGTGCTGGACCAGGCGCGCTTTGCCGGCCTGTACCGGCGGTTGCTGCAACAACTTCGAACCCAGCCCTGA
- a CDS encoding RsmE family RNA methyltransferase, with translation MANLITAHYAPPACIEGETVILPEEEAHHVVRVLRRRVGDEITVVDGEGGWYRVRLDEANRTRAAGTILERRQGVGEPPYDLTIGMAVLKNPGRFETFLEKAAELGVSAVVPLHTGRTEKERIKPARARRILVAAMKQCGRSRLVRLDPPQALPDLLRGASPDLGFLCHEQADPACTLDAMLRRYAGARRVVVLVGPEGGFTEDEVAGAREAGYHPVSLGPRRLRAETAGLVAAAAVMLARPHDFV, from the coding sequence GTGGCGAACCTGATCACGGCTCATTACGCACCACCGGCCTGTATTGAGGGCGAGACGGTGATTCTGCCCGAGGAAGAGGCCCATCACGTCGTCCGGGTGCTACGGCGCCGTGTGGGCGACGAGATCACCGTGGTCGACGGCGAGGGGGGATGGTATCGTGTGCGCCTGGACGAAGCGAACCGCACCCGGGCTGCCGGGACGATCCTGGAACGGCGCCAGGGTGTAGGCGAGCCTCCCTACGATCTGACGATCGGGATGGCGGTGCTCAAAAACCCCGGCCGGTTCGAGACGTTTCTGGAGAAGGCCGCCGAGCTGGGGGTCTCGGCCGTGGTGCCGCTGCACACCGGCCGTACGGAGAAGGAGCGCATCAAGCCGGCCCGTGCCCGGCGTATCCTGGTGGCGGCGATGAAGCAGTGCGGGCGGAGCCGGCTCGTGCGGCTGGATCCGCCGCAGGCCCTGCCCGACCTGTTGCGGGGTGCTTCGCCCGACCTGGGGTTTCTCTGCCATGAGCAAGCGGATCCGGCATGCACCCTCGATGCCATGCTCCGGCGGTATGCCGGGGCCCGGCGGGTCGTGGTGCTCGTCGGGCCCGAGGGCGGGTTCACCGAGGACGAGGTGGCCGGGGCCCGGGAGGCCGGCTACCACCCGGTGTCGCTGGGACCCCGGCGGCTGCGGGCCGAAACCGCCGGCCTCGTGGCCGCCGCGGCCGTCATGCTCGCCCGGCCTCACGATTTCGTATGA
- a CDS encoding NUDIX domain-containing protein, protein MTDLQEKPLSSTPVYDGVLLKVRRDEVRLPDGGTSVREWIDHPGAAAVVPLFPDGTTLLVRQFRYPPRRTFLEVPAGKLDVAGEDPATVARRELEEETGYRAGRLTALGALYPCIGYSNEVIHFFLAEDLTAGERDLSDGEFLEPVPVLLAEAVAQARRGELHDMKTVAALLLAEAHLAGRASKP, encoded by the coding sequence ATGACCGACCTGCAGGAGAAGCCGCTTTCGTCCACGCCCGTCTATGACGGGGTGTTGCTCAAGGTCCGGCGGGACGAGGTGCGCCTGCCCGACGGCGGCACGTCGGTGCGGGAATGGATTGATCATCCGGGTGCGGCGGCCGTGGTCCCCCTGTTCCCGGACGGGACGACCCTGCTCGTCCGGCAGTTCCGGTATCCCCCGCGCCGGACGTTTCTCGAAGTGCCCGCCGGCAAGCTCGACGTGGCCGGAGAAGATCCGGCCACCGTAGCCCGGCGCGAGCTCGAGGAGGAGACGGGCTACCGGGCGGGCCGCCTCACGGCCCTGGGAGCGCTCTATCCGTGCATCGGCTACAGCAACGAGGTCATCCACTTCTTTCTGGCCGAAGACCTGACCGCCGGGGAACGCGACCTGAGCGACGGCGAGTTTCTCGAACCCGTACCGGTCCTCTTGGCCGAGGCCGTCGCACAGGCCCGGCGCGGCGAGCTGCACGACATGAAGACGGTCGCCGCCCTGCTGCTCGCCGAGGCCCATCTGGCCGGACGGGCATCGAAACCGTGA
- the secG gene encoding preprotein translocase subunit SecG, giving the protein MFIFLIVLITLIAVLLMLVVLVQSGKGGGLAGIAAGGATTQILGTRQAPDILEKATWTLATAFIVLCILTNFAVDRGEQQESVIQQQAQGARTEQPVLPPPADGGAQQNAPEGGNN; this is encoded by the coding sequence ATGTTTATCTTCCTGATCGTTCTCATCACCCTCATCGCCGTGTTGCTGATGCTGGTGGTGCTGGTGCAGAGCGGCAAGGGTGGGGGGCTGGCCGGTATCGCCGCCGGTGGGGCGACCACGCAGATCCTGGGTACCCGGCAGGCACCCGACATTCTGGAGAAGGCTACGTGGACGCTGGCCACGGCGTTCATCGTGTTGTGCATCCTGACCAACTTTGCCGTCGACCGGGGCGAGCAGCAGGAGAGCGTCATCCAGCAGCAGGCGCAGGGAGCCCGGACCGAACAGCCGGTCCTGCCGCCACCTGCCGATGGCGGAGCGCAGCAGAACGCCCCGGAAGGCGGGAACAACTAA
- a CDS encoding T9SS type A sorting domain-containing protein: MRRLMLPALLVLWLPATPAPAQQILDVYGPRLAVATDGSYALAYVARVQRTTTADNVAVQRYAADGTPLGPLHLFEGESCSSLSLWSSDFMYHPEPAFLSDGTLLVAMTHEGWLSLVGTDDVYTSETTLGAVDPSGQLIDLNDSGNCVQYELIFPGGGRQTRPRIAIGPDDTILITHQGFFQDADFNNVAIRILDTGGNEIVEEGIPHDDPLSRAAFHQFPDIAASSAILLAVWHECALLDNRGNTNDCDIGAQFFDPQTLAFVGGNLKVNDAGVNQPGSYSLWPSAAMNASGQSVVVWADTRTGFQGDVFAQRFDAGGRRLGTNLQVSTGHGEIVSRPEVALLPDGRFMVVWGDSSAVGFRAWSRLFSAAGEPLGAPVLLAEGDAGMPAVAAGPSGFLTAWVELEGPGRTIRTGAPGLPIRNEPRDEPLPQLPTLEAVYPHPFTERAMLQYTLPRAGPVQLRVYDLLGREVRRLVDAVQGPGRHTVQLPAEGLPPGAYLVRLQQAGHTALRIILRAP, translated from the coding sequence ATGCGACGTCTGATGCTGCCCGCCCTGCTGGTCCTGTGGCTGCCGGCAACGCCCGCGCCCGCCCAGCAGATCCTCGATGTCTACGGGCCTCGCCTCGCCGTGGCCACCGACGGCTCGTACGCCCTGGCCTACGTGGCCCGCGTCCAGCGCACCACCACGGCCGACAACGTGGCCGTCCAGCGCTACGCGGCCGACGGAACCCCCCTCGGCCCGCTTCACCTCTTCGAAGGCGAATCCTGCAGCAGCCTCTCCCTCTGGTCTAGCGACTTTATGTACCATCCGGAGCCCGCTTTCCTGTCGGACGGAACCCTGCTGGTCGCCATGACGCACGAGGGCTGGTTATCCCTCGTCGGCACCGACGACGTCTACACGTCCGAAACCACCCTGGGCGCCGTCGATCCGAGCGGGCAGCTGATCGACCTGAACGACTCCGGAAACTGCGTGCAGTACGAGCTCATCTTCCCCGGCGGCGGCAGGCAAACACGCCCCCGGATCGCCATCGGCCCGGACGACACGATCCTGATCACGCACCAGGGCTTCTTCCAGGACGCCGACTTCAACAACGTGGCTATCCGCATCCTGGACACCGGCGGCAATGAAATCGTCGAGGAAGGCATCCCCCACGACGACCCCCTGTCCCGGGCCGCCTTTCACCAGTTTCCCGACATCGCGGCCAGCTCCGCCATCCTGCTCGCGGTATGGCACGAATGCGCGCTGCTCGACAACCGGGGCAACACGAACGACTGCGACATCGGCGCCCAGTTCTTCGACCCGCAGACGCTCGCATTCGTCGGCGGCAACCTCAAGGTGAACGACGCCGGGGTGAACCAGCCCGGCAGCTACAGCCTCTGGCCGTCGGCGGCCATGAACGCCTCCGGGCAGAGCGTGGTGGTGTGGGCCGACACCCGGACAGGCTTCCAGGGCGACGTCTTCGCACAGCGCTTCGACGCAGGCGGGCGGCGCCTCGGAACCAACCTCCAGGTCAGCACCGGCCACGGCGAGATCGTAAGCCGCCCGGAAGTGGCCCTGCTGCCGGACGGCCGGTTCATGGTCGTCTGGGGCGACAGTTCGGCGGTCGGTTTCAGAGCGTGGAGCCGGCTTTTCAGCGCCGCCGGCGAGCCGCTGGGCGCGCCGGTCCTGCTGGCCGAAGGCGACGCCGGCATGCCGGCGGTGGCGGCCGGGCCGTCGGGCTTTCTCACGGCCTGGGTGGAGCTGGAAGGCCCGGGCCGTACCATCCGGACCGGTGCGCCCGGCCTGCCCATCCGGAACGAGCCGCGCGACGAGCCGCTCCCGCAGCTTCCGACGCTGGAAGCCGTCTATCCCCATCCGTTCACGGAGCGTGCCATGCTGCAATACACCCTGCCGCGCGCCGGTCCGGTACAGCTTCGCGTGTATGACCTGCTCGGGCGCGAGGTCCGGCGCCTCGTCGACGCCGTGCAGGGGCCCGGGCGTCACACGGTGCAACTGCCGGCCGAGGGCCTGCCGCCCGGCGCCTACCTGGTCCGGCTGCAACAGGCCGGCCACACCGCGCTCCGCATCATCCTGCGCGCTCCGTAA